DNA from Chitinophaga pendula:
AGTAGGTGCAGTACCTAAAGCTGTATTGGAGAAAAAAATCCAGGCGAACCTCTAAGCAATAGCGCTTATTCATATTCAAAAGCGGCAAAGGATATATCTTTTGCCGCTTTTTTGTTGTTTCCTGTTACTTACCGCATTTCAAACCGGACAGGTAATGAGGGAAAGCTGTATACAAAGGTACTGGGGTGTCGCTCGATCGTCGTACTGGCAGGCAACCTATAATTTTTACCCAGCTTTAACAGTGTTTCAAATAGGATCCGGCCTTCCATTTTGGCCAGCATATTCCCTATACAATAATGTATCCCATAGCCAAAGCCTAATTGTTTACCGGTGTCGCGGGTGATGTCCAGTTCGTCCGGGCGGTTGAATACCTCTGGATCGCGATTGGCGGCTGCTATGACCAGGTTAACAAAATCTCCTTTCCGTATTTGCTGACCTCCTATCTCTACATCTTTGGCAGCGATCCGTGGTAATCCCATAATAGGTGTCCTGAATCGTAATATTTCCTGTAGTGCACCCGGAATACTTTCCGGATGGGAGCTGAGATGCTGTTGCAAACCCGGATACTCCATCAGCAGCTGCATGGCTATCATCAGCCATGCTTCCGTCGTCTCTGTCCCTGCGCCTAATATCGTGATACAAAAAGCGATCACTTCCTTGCTTGTCAGTCGTATGCCATCTATTTCTGCCATCAATAGATCACTGATAAGATCCTGTTTGGGTACTGACCGGCGGTCTTCCAACAATTCCAGCAAAAACGCGATCATTTCATCCATGTTTTGCTGGTATACCTCCATTCCCATTACGGTCGGATCCCCAGTGATAGCTTTTGTCCAACGGCTTACCTGGTGAGCTTGCATCCCTGGTACTCCCAGTAGCCTGGCCAACACCAGATTGGGTAATGGGGTTGCAATATGTGGTACGAAATCCATCTCTCCTTCCTGCATTTTCGACTGTATCAGCATTTCACAGGTCTTATACAGCCATGGTTCCAGGCGGGTAATAGTAGCAGGAGAAAAAGCTTTATTGACGAGTGATCGGAGATCTCTATGTCTAGGTGGATCGGAAGTCATCAGACTGTCTGCCAGTATATCATCTCCTGTAGGAGGAAGATAGGCACTGGAGAATGTTTCATAATCGATGAATGCTCTCTTTACATCATCATACCGGAAAAGCTGCCAGCCGCCTACGGCTCCAAAGAAAAAAGAAAAATGCGGATCATAGTACACAGGGGCTGTCCGTCGCATTTCCTGGTACCAGGGGCCAGGATCAAGCATAGATAAAGTTAGCATGGCTTTTTTGGTAAAGCTAACACCCTCAGTATGAAGTATTTTTGCAGCGACCTATTCAGCAGTACCTGCAAACACATGAAATACAGCGAAATGAACCACTGACAATCCCTGCAAAAATAGGTCGGCTCTGATCATGATCAGAGCCGACAATCTGTAGATTTCCTAAAAGGCACCGCACTCAGCCAGTACAGCATAGTGGTCATTATAATAGTTGGAAGCGGTCACGATCTTAAAGTAACGTACCGACTTAGGATTATTCAGCGTAATGTATTGTATGGTATTTACATTTTTTAAGATGTAGTTGCCCTCCAGCGCCCAATTTGTGTTGTCAGCACTTGTATAGATACTAATATCTTTAAGCGCACCACTTAGGTTCTCTCTCTGTAAGAAGGAGATTCCTGAGATATTCCGGATCGCTTGCATATCCACTACCACGTGATGGGGATGTGCTGGTTGTACCTGTTTCCATTGCGTGTGCCATACCGTTTGTGGATTATTATCCAGGAGATTGACAGCCTTTCCATCATCTTCTTCACTATTCACTGATACGATCTTCCAGGTGGACTTGTCCAGTTCATCTTTTGTACTGATATCTATTACCGGTACATTGTTAACAAAACTATACGGGTACGACAGTTCTTTTAATGAGCCATTTTCAAACAGGAAGCGGATACGCAGGCTGTAATTACCTTCTTTCTTGTGCAATTCGTTTATGGGCATACTTATATTAAAGCTGTCACCCACCGGCTTTACCACCCACGGCACTGCATCATAGTCATTTCCGCCTTCGGGATCATTATATAGGATCACATTATTGACAGGTTTATTATTAGTGAATTTTGCTTTAATCTCGATGTTTCCCGACAGGTATTGCGCCTTTATACTTTTCATACTAACACTGACACTGCCGTACAGGTCGGTTACAGTTGTCGTGCGAAAAGTCTGACTATTGTTTAATATAGCGGTGCTGGCGGCGGTCAGAAACGTGGGGGACTTGCCGTAAGTGTAATTACCACTTCCCATTAGTGCAGTCCCTTTGGACGTGTCTGCCGCTTCGGATACCTTTTCTTTATTGTGAGGAAGGTTCAAGCCATGACCTAACTCATGCATCAGGCCTCCTATCCATTTTGTGGCTCTGTTTCCCAATACACCACCCGTGCCGAGATAACTTGTATCCATTTCTTTATAGTCCAGCGCAAAACACCATCGTCCTAAGCCGTAGAACGGTACTCCACCGGGATCGCCGTCTGCCGCATAGGTTGAGGCCGGCATGATCACCAGGGTGTGTTCACTAGTCTTTTGGGCCGGGTTAGCGGCGAAGTAGCTATTCAGTTCACCTATTGCTATATTACCACCACCCTCATAAGGGTATTTGTCCTTGGTTTGTTTTCCCTTCACAACTATGATCTTGATTCCTTTACCGGTACTATCGGGTAATAGGCCGAAGCTGCGATTACCATAACCATAGTGTTGCATCCATTTTCCATAGAATCGTTGTCCCTGGAGCATAATCCCACTGATACGTTCTCTGTATTTGATCAGGGTATCCATGTCGGACGGTACAAAATAAACGATATTCAGGTGATAGGCGCTATTGCTGAGATTTAATTGTTCGCCATGGGGAGAAGGACTTCCGGATGGTTGACTGACGTCGCGTTTGCAAGCCGATACAGTTGCCCATAGCAGGAATGTGGCCAACAAGGATAGTGGTACTTTTTTCATTGTTCTTGTTTTTATAAATAGTAAATGATTGTCAAGCAGACATGGAATTGGTTGATATGCAAAGGGTTACCTTATTCCCTTGCGAAGGAATAAGCAATTATGTTCACTGTTTGATTCTTAGAAAAAGAAATGGTTCTTAAATCGGATTTTGGTTACATAACCAAGATATGAAATTTATAATAATAAAATATTAACAGAATCTTTACAATTAATTGCTGGAAAGCAGATTTTCCGTTTTATTTGCTCCTTCAAATCAATTTTAAACTGTAACTAACAACTATGTCG
Protein-coding regions in this window:
- a CDS encoding cytochrome P450; the encoded protein is MLTLSMLDPGPWYQEMRRTAPVYYDPHFSFFFGAVGGWQLFRYDDVKRAFIDYETFSSAYLPPTGDDILADSLMTSDPPRHRDLRSLVNKAFSPATITRLEPWLYKTCEMLIQSKMQEGEMDFVPHIATPLPNLVLARLLGVPGMQAHQVSRWTKAITGDPTVMGMEVYQQNMDEMIAFLLELLEDRRSVPKQDLISDLLMAEIDGIRLTSKEVIAFCITILGAGTETTEAWLMIAMQLLMEYPGLQQHLSSHPESIPGALQEILRFRTPIMGLPRIAAKDVEIGGQQIRKGDFVNLVIAAANRDPEVFNRPDELDITRDTGKQLGFGYGIHYCIGNMLAKMEGRILFETLLKLGKNYRLPASTTIERHPSTFVYSFPSLPVRFEMR
- a CDS encoding discoidin domain-containing protein, whose product is MKKVPLSLLATFLLWATVSACKRDVSQPSGSPSPHGEQLNLSNSAYHLNIVYFVPSDMDTLIKYRERISGIMLQGQRFYGKWMQHYGYGNRSFGLLPDSTGKGIKIIVVKGKQTKDKYPYEGGGNIAIGELNSYFAANPAQKTSEHTLVIMPASTYAADGDPGGVPFYGLGRWCFALDYKEMDTSYLGTGGVLGNRATKWIGGLMHELGHGLNLPHNKEKVSEAADTSKGTALMGSGNYTYGKSPTFLTAASTAILNNSQTFRTTTVTDLYGSVSVSMKSIKAQYLSGNIEIKAKFTNNKPVNNVILYNDPEGGNDYDAVPWVVKPVGDSFNISMPINELHKKEGNYSLRIRFLFENGSLKELSYPYSFVNNVPVIDISTKDELDKSTWKIVSVNSEEDDGKAVNLLDNNPQTVWHTQWKQVQPAHPHHVVVDMQAIRNISGISFLQRENLSGALKDISIYTSADNTNWALEGNYILKNVNTIQYITLNNPKSVRYFKIVTASNYYNDHYAVLAECGAF